In one window of Kitasatospora sp. MMS16-BH015 DNA:
- the kdpA gene encoding potassium-transporting ATPase subunit KdpA produces MSATLAGWLQALALVGALALCYRPLGDYIAKLLTTAKHLRVERGLYKLVGVDGDADQRWSVYLRSVLAFSALSVLFLYGLIRLQTHLLLSLGVPEMEPHQAWNTAISFVTNTNWQSYSGEQAMGHLVQMAGLAVQNFVSAAVGIAIVAALIRGFTRNRTDRVGNFWVDLTRISLRLLLPLSVVFALVLVANGVVQNFHGFHDLTTVTGSTQSIPGGPVASQEVIKQLGTNGGGFFNANSAHPFENPTGFTNWLEIFLLLVISFSLPRTFGKMVGDHRQGYAIVAVMGLFWVASAALITFFEHQHSGVALQAAGASMEGKEQRFGIAASGLFAASTTLTSTGAVNSFHDSFTPFGGGLTIFNMMLGEIAPGGTGSGLYGMLILAIVAVFVAGLMVGRTPEYLGKKLGGREMKFASLYILTTPAIVLIGTGVAIALPGERAGMLNSGAHGFSEVLYAFTSASNNNGSAFGGITVNTSWYDTALGLAMVFGRFLPMVFVLALAGSLAQQQPVPASAGTLPTHKPLFVGLLSGVVLIVVGLTYFPALALGPIAEGLH; encoded by the coding sequence ATGAGTGCAACACTCGCCGGGTGGCTGCAAGCCCTCGCCCTGGTCGGTGCGTTGGCCCTCTGCTACCGCCCGCTTGGCGACTACATCGCCAAGCTCCTGACCACCGCCAAGCACCTCAGAGTCGAGCGCGGCCTCTACAAGCTGGTCGGGGTCGACGGTGACGCCGACCAGCGCTGGTCGGTCTACCTCCGCTCGGTGCTGGCCTTCTCCGCGCTGTCGGTCCTCTTCCTCTACGGCCTGATCCGCCTCCAGACGCACCTGCTGCTCAGCCTCGGCGTGCCGGAGATGGAGCCGCACCAGGCCTGGAACACCGCGATCTCCTTCGTCACCAACACCAACTGGCAGTCCTACTCGGGTGAGCAGGCCATGGGCCACCTGGTGCAGATGGCCGGTCTTGCGGTGCAGAACTTCGTCTCCGCGGCCGTCGGCATCGCGATCGTGGCCGCCCTGATCCGGGGCTTCACTCGCAACCGCACGGACCGGGTCGGCAACTTCTGGGTCGACCTGACCAGGATCAGCCTGCGCCTGCTGCTGCCGCTCTCCGTCGTCTTCGCGCTGGTGCTGGTCGCCAACGGGGTGGTGCAGAACTTCCACGGCTTCCACGACCTGACCACCGTCACCGGCTCCACCCAGTCGATCCCCGGTGGCCCGGTGGCCTCGCAGGAGGTCATCAAGCAGTTGGGCACCAACGGCGGCGGCTTCTTCAACGCCAACTCGGCCCACCCGTTCGAGAACCCGACGGGCTTCACCAACTGGCTGGAGATCTTCCTGCTGCTGGTGATCTCCTTCTCGCTGCCGCGCACCTTCGGCAAGATGGTCGGCGACCACCGCCAGGGTTACGCGATCGTGGCCGTGATGGGCCTGTTCTGGGTGGCCTCGGCCGCGCTGATCACCTTCTTCGAGCACCAGCACTCCGGTGTGGCCCTGCAGGCGGCCGGCGCCTCGATGGAGGGCAAGGAGCAGCGGTTCGGGATCGCGGCTTCGGGCTTGTTCGCCGCTTCGACCACGTTGACCTCGACGGGTGCGGTCAACTCCTTCCACGACTCGTTCACGCCCTTCGGCGGCGGTCTGACGATCTTCAACATGATGCTCGGCGAGATCGCCCCCGGCGGCACCGGCTCGGGCCTGTACGGGATGCTGATCCTGGCGATCGTCGCGGTCTTCGTGGCCGGTCTGATGGTCGGGCGCACCCCGGAGTACCTGGGCAAGAAGCTCGGCGGCCGGGAGATGAAGTTCGCCTCGCTCTACATCCTCACCACGCCGGCGATCGTCCTGATCGGCACCGGTGTCGCGATCGCCCTGCCGGGCGAGCGGGCGGGGATGCTCAACTCGGGTGCGCACGGCTTCTCCGAGGTGCTCTACGCCTTCACCTCGGCCTCGAACAACAACGGGTCGGCGTTCGGCGGTATCACCGTCAACACGTCCTGGTACGACACCGCGCTGGGCCTGGCGATGGTGTTCGGGCGGTTCCTGCCGATGGTGTTCGTGCTGGCGCTGGCGGGCTCGCTCGCGCAGCAGCAGCCGGTGCCGGCGAGTGCGGGCACGCTGCCCACCCACAAGCCGCTGTTCGTCGGGCTGCTCTCCGGTGTCGTGCTGATCGTCGTCGGCCTCACCTACTTCCCGGCCCTGGCCCTCGGCCCGATCGCAGAAGGTCTCCACTGA
- the kdpB gene encoding potassium-transporting ATPase subunit KdpB produces the protein MSTTLIPTPAEQSHTPHRVQGGLLDPKLILASLPDAVKKLDPRVMLKNPVMFVVEVGSVVTTIAAIASPSVFAWSITVWLWLTTVFANLAEAVAEGRGKAQADTLRKAKTESVARRLVNWPSSEAEEEVPGTALRLGDHVVVEAGQTIPGDGDVVEGVASVDESAITGESAPVIRESGGDRSAVTGGTKVLSDRIVVRIATEPGKSFIDRMIALVEGAARQKTPNEIALNILLASLTIVFLVAVVTLQPMATFAGAPQTMIVLVALIVALIPTTIGALLSAIGIAGMDRLVQRNVLAMSGRAVEAAGDVNTLLLDKTGTITLGNRQAAEFQPAEGVSIGDLADAAQLSSLADETPEGRSIVVLAKIEYGLRARAHGELAHATWVPFTAQTRMSGVDLAEADGLHQVRKGAAGSVSKWVTENGGSVGSDVATLVDGISAAGGTPLVVATKIAEAPARVLGVIYLKDVVKEGMRERFDELRRMGIKTVMITGDNPLTAKAIAEEAGVDDFLAEATPEDKMALIKKEQEGGKLVAMTGDGTNDAPALAQADVGVAMNTGTMAAKEAGNMVDLDSNPTKLIEIVEIGKQLLITRGALTTFSIANDVAKYFAIIPAMFATVYPGLRHLNIMGLHSPQSAITSAIIFNALVIIGLIPLALRGVKYRPSDASSLLTRNILVYGLGGLVVPFVGIKAIDLVIQFIPGLS, from the coding sequence ATGTCCACGACTCTGATTCCTACGCCGGCCGAGCAGTCGCACACCCCGCACAGAGTGCAGGGCGGCCTGCTCGACCCGAAGTTGATCCTGGCCTCGCTGCCGGACGCGGTGAAGAAGCTCGACCCCCGGGTGATGCTCAAGAACCCGGTGATGTTCGTGGTCGAGGTCGGTTCGGTGGTCACCACGATCGCCGCGATCGCCAGCCCGTCCGTGTTCGCCTGGTCGATCACCGTCTGGCTCTGGCTCACCACGGTCTTCGCCAACCTGGCCGAGGCGGTGGCCGAGGGCCGCGGCAAGGCCCAGGCCGACACTCTGCGCAAGGCCAAGACCGAGAGCGTCGCCCGCCGACTCGTCAACTGGCCGAGCAGCGAGGCCGAGGAGGAGGTGCCCGGCACCGCGCTGCGCCTCGGTGACCACGTGGTGGTCGAGGCCGGGCAGACCATCCCCGGCGACGGTGACGTGGTCGAGGGTGTCGCCTCGGTGGACGAGTCGGCGATCACGGGTGAGTCCGCGCCGGTGATCCGTGAGTCGGGTGGCGACCGGTCGGCCGTCACCGGCGGCACGAAGGTGCTGTCGGACCGGATCGTGGTGAGGATCGCGACCGAGCCCGGCAAGTCCTTCATCGACCGGATGATCGCGCTGGTCGAGGGCGCGGCCCGGCAGAAGACGCCGAACGAGATCGCGCTCAACATCCTGCTGGCCTCGCTGACCATCGTCTTCCTGGTCGCGGTGGTGACGCTGCAGCCGATGGCGACCTTCGCCGGTGCGCCGCAGACGATGATCGTGCTGGTGGCGCTGATCGTCGCGCTGATCCCCACCACCATCGGGGCGCTGCTCTCGGCGATCGGCATCGCGGGCATGGACCGGCTGGTGCAGCGCAACGTGCTGGCGATGTCGGGGCGCGCGGTGGAGGCGGCGGGTGATGTGAACACGCTGCTGTTGGACAAGACCGGCACCATCACCCTGGGCAACCGCCAGGCCGCCGAGTTCCAGCCCGCTGAGGGCGTGAGCATCGGCGACCTCGCGGACGCCGCCCAGCTCTCCTCGCTGGCCGACGAGACGCCCGAGGGCCGCTCGATCGTGGTGCTCGCCAAGATCGAGTACGGTCTGCGGGCCCGTGCCCATGGCGAGTTGGCGCACGCCACCTGGGTCCCGTTCACGGCCCAGACCCGGATGTCGGGGGTCGACCTCGCGGAGGCCGACGGTCTGCACCAGGTCCGCAAGGGCGCTGCCGGTTCCGTCTCCAAGTGGGTGACCGAGAACGGCGGCAGTGTCGGATCGGACGTCGCGACGCTGGTCGACGGCATCTCGGCGGCCGGTGGCACCCCGCTGGTGGTCGCCACGAAGATCGCGGAAGCTCCGGCCCGCGTCCTGGGCGTGATCTACCTCAAGGACGTGGTCAAGGAGGGCATGCGGGAGCGGTTCGACGAGTTGCGCCGGATGGGCATCAAGACCGTCATGATCACGGGTGACAACCCGCTGACCGCCAAGGCGATCGCGGAGGAGGCGGGCGTGGACGACTTCCTCGCCGAGGCCACTCCCGAGGACAAGATGGCCCTGATCAAGAAGGAGCAGGAGGGCGGCAAGCTGGTCGCGATGACCGGCGACGGCACCAACGACGCCCCCGCGCTCGCTCAGGCCGACGTGGGCGTGGCGATGAACACGGGCACCATGGCGGCCAAGGAGGCCGGCAACATGGTCGACCTGGACTCCAATCCCACCAAGCTGATCGAGATCGTCGAGATCGGCAAGCAACTCCTGATCACCCGTGGGGCGTTGACCACCTTCTCGATCGCCAACGACGTGGCCAAGTACTTCGCGATCATCCCCGCGATGTTCGCCACCGTCTACCCGGGCCTGCGCCACCTCAACATCATGGGCCTGCACAGCCCGCAGTCCGCGATCACCTCGGCGATCATCTTCAACGCCCTGGTCATCATCGGCCTGATCCCGCTGGCCCTGCGCGGCGTCAAGTACCGGCCCTCCGACGCGAGTTCGCTGCTGACCCGGAACATCCTGGTCTACGGCCTCGGTGGACTCGTGGTCCCGTTCGTCGGGATCAAGGCGATCGACCTGGTCATCCAGTTCATCCCCGGCCTGAGCTGA
- the kdpC gene encoding potassium-transporting ATPase subunit KdpC, whose protein sequence is MSKPLPAVVRTYSTALRMLLVMTVILGIAYPLLVTGVSQVAFADKANGSIVQSEGKEVGSSLLGQSYDLPKKNPDDPKEEAQPDPQWFQPRPSAANNDPHGSAASNLGPNSDDLLKAVNDRRAAVAAFDGVDPASVPPDALTASGSGLDPHISLAYAQEQVARVAKVRHLSADAVAKLVEKYTEGRSVGFLGQAGVNVVLLNKALSEQR, encoded by the coding sequence ATGTCCAAGCCCCTGCCCGCCGTCGTGCGGACGTACTCCACCGCCTTGCGGATGCTGCTGGTGATGACGGTGATCCTGGGGATCGCCTACCCGCTGCTGGTCACCGGCGTCAGCCAGGTCGCCTTCGCCGACAAGGCCAACGGCTCGATCGTGCAGTCCGAGGGCAAGGAGGTCGGCTCCAGCCTGCTGGGCCAGAGCTACGACCTGCCGAAGAAGAACCCCGACGACCCGAAGGAGGAGGCGCAGCCGGACCCGCAGTGGTTCCAGCCCCGGCCCTCGGCCGCGAACAACGACCCGCACGGCTCGGCGGCCTCCAACCTCGGCCCCAACAGTGACGATCTGCTGAAGGCCGTGAACGACCGCCGTGCCGCGGTCGCCGCCTTCGACGGGGTCGATCCGGCGAGCGTGCCGCCGGACGCGCTGACGGCCTCCGGTTCCGGGCTTGACCCGCACATCTCCCTCGCCTATGCGCAGGAGCAGGTGGCCCGGGTGGCCAAGGTCCGCCACCTGTCCGCCGACGCGGTGGCCAAGCTGGTCGAGAAGTACACCGAGGGCCGTTCGGTCGGTTTCCTCGGCCAGGCCGGCGTCAACGTGGTGCTGCTCAACAAGGCGCTGAGCGAGCAGAGATGA
- a CDS encoding ATP-binding protein, protein MSRDLASATARRRGQLRVYLGSAPGVGKTYRMLDEAHRRRDRGADVVVGYIECHGRRHTENMLQGLELLPRLTRSYRGTDFPEMDLDAILARRPSAVLVDELAHTNIPGGRHAKRWQDVEELLAAGIDVITTVNVQHLESLNDVVQKITGIPQRETVPDEVVRRADQLELVDMAPQALRRRMAHGNVYKAEKVDAALSNYFRVGNLTALRELALLWVAGRVDEGLRDYRAAHDIDRVWETRERVVVALTGGPEGETIVRRAARIADRTAGGELLAVHVARSDGLAGASPGALAEQRQLVETLGGSYHVVVGDDIPTSLLAFARAHDATQLVLGTSRRGRLNRFLTGPGNGQTIVDASEDIDVHMVTHEFTGRGRLPALGRRHSPRRTVAGFAAGLLLPVLLTMVFSQLRSSLNLTTVALIFQLGVVAVALLGGATSALLASLTASLLLNYYFIPPIHTFTIGETNNVIALLVFAAVALTVSTVVDRATRLTQRAARATAEAETLSTLAGSVLRGAEALPALLEKTRTAFALDSVALLDRVSGDAIGRSDAEGEPAADRTVSEVPVGQGALLVLSGRRLPAADQRVLTAFAAHIAAALERDRLATVAAEIEPIKAADRMRTALLAAVSHDLRTPLAAALAAVGSLRSPDVDFAPEDQAELLDLADESLVKLTRLVDNLLDMSRLQAGALTLHLEATSVDEVLRRAMDSLARPDAPVQPLDLDTVPPVLADVPLLERVLANVITNALRHNAPGAPVLVAASKHEDRVEIRVVDRGPGIPFEDRDRVFLPFQRLGDNDNTTGVGLGLALSRGLAEAMGGSLEVEDTPGGGTTMLLTLPAAEQPAVTDGGQAQ, encoded by the coding sequence ATGTCCCGTGACCTCGCCTCTGCCACCGCCAGGCGCCGTGGGCAGCTGAGGGTCTACCTCGGATCGGCCCCCGGTGTCGGCAAGACCTATCGGATGCTCGACGAGGCCCACCGCAGACGGGATCGCGGTGCGGACGTGGTGGTCGGCTACATCGAGTGCCACGGGCGCCGGCACACCGAGAACATGCTGCAGGGCCTGGAGCTCCTCCCGAGGCTGACCCGCAGCTACCGGGGCACGGACTTCCCCGAGATGGACCTGGACGCGATCCTCGCGCGGCGTCCTTCGGCCGTCCTGGTGGACGAGTTGGCGCACACCAACATCCCCGGTGGGCGGCATGCCAAGCGGTGGCAGGACGTGGAGGAGTTGCTGGCGGCCGGGATCGACGTGATCACGACCGTCAACGTCCAGCACCTGGAGTCGCTGAACGACGTGGTGCAAAAGATCACCGGTATCCCGCAGCGGGAGACCGTGCCGGACGAGGTGGTGCGCCGGGCCGACCAGCTCGAACTGGTCGACATGGCCCCGCAGGCACTGCGCCGCCGGATGGCCCACGGGAACGTCTACAAGGCCGAGAAGGTGGACGCCGCGCTCTCCAACTACTTCAGGGTCGGCAACCTGACCGCCCTGCGCGAGCTCGCCCTGCTCTGGGTCGCCGGGCGGGTGGACGAGGGCCTGCGCGACTACCGGGCCGCGCACGACATCGACCGGGTATGGGAGACCCGCGAACGGGTGGTGGTCGCCCTGACCGGCGGGCCCGAGGGCGAGACCATCGTCCGCCGGGCCGCCCGGATCGCCGACCGCACGGCGGGCGGCGAACTGCTGGCCGTGCATGTCGCGCGCAGCGACGGCCTGGCCGGCGCCTCCCCGGGCGCGCTGGCCGAGCAGCGGCAACTGGTCGAGACCCTCGGCGGCAGCTACCACGTGGTGGTCGGCGACGACATCCCCACCTCGCTGCTCGCCTTCGCCCGGGCCCACGACGCCACCCAGCTGGTGCTCGGGACCAGCCGCCGCGGCCGGCTCAACCGCTTCCTCACCGGCCCCGGCAACGGGCAGACCATCGTGGACGCGTCGGAGGACATCGACGTCCACATGGTCACCCACGAGTTCACCGGCCGGGGCCGGCTGCCCGCCCTCGGACGGCGTCACTCGCCGCGCCGGACGGTGGCCGGCTTTGCGGCGGGCCTGCTGCTGCCCGTCCTGCTGACGATGGTCTTCTCCCAGCTGCGGTCGAGCCTGAACCTGACCACCGTCGCGCTGATCTTCCAACTCGGCGTGGTGGCCGTCGCGTTGCTGGGTGGTGCGACCTCGGCGCTGCTCGCCTCGCTCACCGCCTCGCTGCTGCTGAACTACTACTTCATCCCGCCGATCCACACCTTCACCATCGGCGAGACCAACAACGTGATCGCCCTGCTGGTCTTCGCGGCCGTCGCGCTCACCGTCTCCACCGTGGTCGACCGGGCCACCCGTCTCACCCAGCGCGCCGCCCGCGCCACCGCCGAGGCCGAGACCCTCTCCACCCTGGCCGGCAGCGTGCTCCGAGGCGCCGAGGCGCTGCCCGCCCTCCTTGAGAAGACCCGCACCGCCTTCGCGCTGGACTCGGTCGCCCTGCTCGACCGGGTGAGCGGCGACGCGATCGGCCGCAGCGATGCCGAGGGTGAGCCCGCTGCGGATCGCACCGTCTCCGAAGTCCCGGTCGGCCAGGGCGCGTTGCTGGTCCTGTCCGGGCGCCGTCTGCCCGCCGCCGACCAGCGCGTGCTCACCGCCTTCGCCGCGCACATCGCCGCCGCCCTGGAACGGGACCGACTGGCCACCGTCGCCGCCGAGATCGAGCCGATCAAGGCCGCCGACCGGATGCGCACCGCCCTGCTGGCCGCCGTCAGCCACGACCTGCGCACCCCGCTGGCCGCCGCGCTGGCCGCCGTCGGCTCGCTGCGCAGCCCCGACGTCGACTTCGCCCCCGAGGACCAGGCCGAACTCCTCGACCTGGCCGACGAATCGCTGGTCAAGCTCACCCGGCTCGTCGACAACCTGCTCGACATGAGCCGGCTGCAGGCCGGCGCCCTCACCCTCCACCTGGAGGCCACCTCGGTGGACGAGGTACTGCGGCGGGCGATGGACTCGCTCGCACGCCCCGATGCCCCCGTCCAGCCGCTGGACCTCGACACCGTGCCGCCGGTGCTGGCCGATGTGCCCTTGCTGGAAAGGGTGTTGGCGAACGTCATCACCAACGCACTGCGCCACAACGCCCCCGGCGCACCCGTGCTGGTGGCCGCCAGCAAGCACGAGGACCGGGTCGAGATCCGCGTCGTCGACCGTGGCCCCGGCATCCCGTTCGAGGACCGCGACCGGGTGTTCCTGCCGTTCCAACGGCTCGGGGACAACGACAACACCACCGGCGTCGGCCTCGGCCTCGCCCTCTCCCGCGGCCTGGCCGAGGCCATGGGCGGCTCGCTGGAGGTCGAGGACACCCCGGGCGGCGGCACCACCATGCTGCTCACCCTCCCGGCGGCCGAGCAGCCGGCCGTCACGGACGGGGGCCAGGCGCAGTGA
- a CDS encoding response regulator, giving the protein MSQILVVDDEPALLRTLKINLHARHYSVLTAATGQQALDAVSRESPDAVVLDLGLPDFDGVDIIRGMRTSLAAPIIVLSGRAEVDDKIRALDAGADDYVTKPFVVDELFARLRAVLRRAPVLDPPPRALVGDHLVDTAANTVTGPAGTVRLTPTEWQILKMLLASPGRLVTGKELLREIWGPEAEERTNYLRVYLAGLRRKLERNPAHPRHLITEPGIGYRFRP; this is encoded by the coding sequence GTGAGTCAGATCCTCGTGGTGGACGACGAACCGGCGCTGCTGCGGACACTGAAGATCAACCTGCATGCCCGGCACTACTCGGTGCTGACCGCCGCCACCGGGCAGCAGGCCCTCGACGCCGTCAGCCGGGAGAGCCCGGACGCCGTGGTCCTCGACCTCGGCCTGCCCGACTTCGACGGCGTCGACATCATCCGGGGCATGCGCACCTCCTTGGCGGCGCCGATCATCGTGCTGTCGGGCCGGGCCGAAGTGGACGACAAGATCCGCGCGTTGGACGCCGGAGCGGACGACTACGTGACCAAGCCCTTCGTGGTGGACGAGCTCTTCGCCCGGCTGCGGGCGGTGCTGCGGCGCGCTCCCGTCCTCGACCCCCCACCCAGGGCCCTGGTCGGCGACCACCTGGTCGACACCGCCGCGAACACGGTGACCGGCCCGGCCGGGACGGTCCGGCTCACCCCGACGGAGTGGCAGATCCTCAAGATGCTGCTCGCCTCCCCGGGCCGGCTGGTCACGGGCAAGGAGCTGCTCCGCGAGATCTGGGGCCCGGAGGCGGAGGAGCGGACCAACTACCTCCGGGTCTACCTGGCCGGCCTGCGCCGGAAGCTCGAGCGCAATCCCGCTCACCCCCGCCACCTGATCACCGAACCCGGAATCGGCTACCGCTTCCGGCCCTGA
- a CDS encoding DUF6426 family protein → MKLRSTLAALALGTTVLTSAPALIAPQAALATVHCNSTICGPDEEPVFDDTGDDSQGGGGLTEEAPAEEVPIPTVVITGQRPANPLAPVFPPYVSGGKNTVPHAGSFEVEAVTWSPRFDKHGPCFGNDVPGAVAKKFGGTSYQVSYEANAGISVDAASIISGTLGIKVNQTVTVTDNLEVTLQAGQEYAVYVTYQTVTYKVTHHYLFSDSVEYVTITMPTKDTHIGACGN, encoded by the coding sequence ATGAAGCTCAGGTCCACCCTGGCAGCCCTCGCCCTGGGCACCACCGTGCTCACGTCGGCGCCTGCCCTGATCGCCCCACAGGCCGCCCTGGCCACCGTCCACTGCAACTCGACCATCTGCGGCCCCGACGAGGAGCCGGTGTTCGACGACACCGGTGACGACTCCCAGGGTGGCGGGGGGCTGACCGAGGAGGCGCCGGCCGAGGAGGTGCCGATCCCGACCGTTGTCATCACTGGGCAGCGCCCGGCCAATCCCCTGGCTCCGGTGTTCCCGCCGTACGTCTCCGGCGGCAAGAACACCGTCCCGCACGCCGGCAGCTTCGAGGTCGAGGCGGTCACCTGGAGCCCGCGGTTCGACAAGCACGGGCCCTGCTTCGGCAACGACGTCCCCGGCGCCGTCGCCAAGAAGTTCGGGGGCACCTCGTACCAGGTGAGCTACGAGGCCAACGCCGGCATCTCCGTCGACGCCGCCTCGATCATCAGCGGCACCCTCGGGATCAAGGTGAACCAGACGGTCACCGTCACCGACAACCTCGAGGTCACCCTGCAGGCCGGTCAGGAGTACGCGGTGTACGTGACCTACCAGACCGTCACGTACAAGGTCACCCACCACTACCTGTTCAGCGACTCGGTGGAGTACGTGACGATCACCATGCCGACCAAGGACACCCACATCGGCGCCTGCGGCAACTGA
- a CDS encoding helix-turn-helix domain-containing protein, protein MTTQTVDTTEELAAFLRSRRERLDPARLGLPAHQRARRTPGLRREEVAELAGVSTDYVVRLEQGRGLRPSAEVLTALARALCLDPGERDYLFDLAGHRRPDTTVGLAVGAAPSLARLVDDLSPLPAMLLDHRYDILAWNPEMARLLPGFEAVPSARRNAMWLCLLHPEMRGFYADREAVLRDGFAHLRAAWAAHPQDRELSGLIAEFATQDEGFARLWADREVSVNGRGRKELRHPVAGTITVDFEVLLPLQDPELRLLVYRPADEESRACLHRLFGGDEHREG, encoded by the coding sequence ATGACGACACAGACCGTGGACACCACCGAGGAACTGGCCGCCTTCCTGCGGAGCAGGCGCGAACGGCTGGACCCGGCGCGGCTGGGCCTGCCCGCGCACCAGCGGGCCCGGCGGACGCCCGGGCTACGCCGCGAGGAGGTCGCCGAGCTGGCCGGGGTCAGCACCGACTACGTGGTCCGGCTGGAGCAGGGCCGGGGGCTCCGCCCCTCCGCGGAGGTGCTGACGGCGCTGGCCCGGGCCCTGTGCCTGGATCCGGGCGAACGCGACTACCTCTTCGACCTGGCCGGACACCGCCGCCCCGACACCACCGTCGGCCTGGCCGTTGGTGCGGCCCCGTCGCTGGCCCGTCTGGTCGACGACCTGTCACCGCTGCCGGCCATGCTGCTCGACCACCGCTACGACATCCTCGCCTGGAACCCCGAAATGGCCCGGCTGCTCCCGGGCTTCGAGGCCGTGCCGTCGGCCCGGCGCAACGCGATGTGGCTGTGCCTGCTGCACCCGGAGATGCGCGGCTTCTACGCCGACCGCGAAGCGGTGCTGCGGGACGGGTTCGCCCACCTGCGCGCGGCCTGGGCCGCGCACCCGCAGGACCGGGAACTGTCCGGTCTCATCGCCGAGTTCGCCACCCAGGACGAGGGCTTCGCCCGCCTCTGGGCCGACCGGGAGGTCAGCGTCAACGGGCGCGGCCGCAAGGAGCTGCGACACCCGGTGGCGGGCACGATCACCGTCGACTTCGAAGTCCTGCTGCCGCTCCAGGACCCGGAGCTGCGCCTGCTGGTCTACCGCCCCGCGGACGAGGAGAGCCGCGCCTGCCTGCACCGGCTGTTCGGCGGTGACGAGCACCGAGAGGGCTGA